The following is a genomic window from Plectropomus leopardus isolate mb unplaced genomic scaffold, YSFRI_Pleo_2.0 unplaced_scaffold5223, whole genome shotgun sequence.
AAGTGtcacttcagtaaaagtacacagTTACTGTCTGCCGTAAAGTTTTGGGGATGTTGCgaggtgacagatcagagaTTGTTCTTTATTAAAACGTTCCTACAacgttacatgagaacaaagaaaaagggaaaaaaggccaaaaaatgtttgaagaaaatgaaaagccaaaactttttgtaaaacaaacaaacgaaaaatgttttaacaggaaatgttgacaaaaaaaaaaacttttctgaagAAAAAGGAGTTACCAAAAAcctctaaagaaaaaaaaaaatcagaatgtttaaagaaagaaaagcgaaacattttttaaggtttatataaaaaaatgtgaaagaatgTATATAAAGAggaataaataataacacaaaaacttttaaagaaaaacaaattgtaaaagaatttgtcaaaatatttttttcttaataaaaaaaagtaaaataaatccaaactcACCGAAGCTCGCTGAGTGTTTTATTTCGAAGGAGCCACCGGGGGGCGCCACCTGACCTCCAAATCACCGGGTCACCCTGACGTCACTCACGGTGAAGTCCGTCCcctggttgccatggtgacccGAACACTGAGGTCACCGAGCTTCAGCTGTGGGACTGAAGAGGATCTGCAGACCGCTGAGGGGTCCTGCTTCTGCCCGGAGTTCTCGGGGGTTCTCGGGGGTCTTCAGGTTGCGGTCGGGCCGGTGTCGCGGTGAAGTCAGGCAGGATGTCTCGTGCTCACTGAGCGGCGGGATGCGGAGCCGCcagaagcagctgctgctgtcgcTTTGCGGCCTGCTGTCGCTTTGTAGCGCGCTGTCTGCCGCCGTGTCCGTCGGGCTGCCGCTGTGGCTCCGCGGGGCCGTGCTGTGCCGCACCGGGGCCGAGCTGGTCAACGCCACCGGGGCCGAGCTGGACCAGTTCCTGGGCGAGCTTAGCTTCGGCCTGTTCGCCGGACAGCG
Proteins encoded in this region:
- the LOC121939599 gene encoding clarin-1-like, which translates into the protein MRSRQKQLLLSLCGLLSLCSALSAAVSVGLPLWLRGAVLCRTGAELVNATGAELDQFLGELSFGLFAGQRVKQCGLGGRPARFN